A genomic window from Dechloromonas sp. A34 includes:
- a CDS encoding ABC transporter permease has product MILNALLLALREIRRNLLRSFLTVLGIVIGVGAVITMVTLGNGATKIVSDQIASLGSNLLMVMPGQRLGPGRDSAGAPKFKIADIEAIQQQVNGLKVVAPVVGSPVTLVAGTQNWSSTVSGTSNDYFIAGNWKIAAGRQFTDDEERAGKAVCVIGNTVKKELFGAGNPVGSSIRVKTFDCEVIGLLVAKGQGGMGQDQDDTVLMPLRTTQRRLTGSLDIGNVMVSLKDGTDATVAIAQLRSLLRERRKLAENADDNFNVMDTKQIAETLSGTIGTMTALLGAVAAVSLLVGGIGIMNIMLVSVTERTREIGIRLAIGALENEVLWQFLIEAVVLSACGGLVGVALAFVACLGLSSLMHIPFLFNPAINLTAFGFSAAIGVIFGYMPARRAAQLDPIEALRHE; this is encoded by the coding sequence ATGATCCTGAACGCACTCCTGCTCGCCCTGCGCGAGATCCGCCGCAACCTGCTGCGCTCCTTTCTGACTGTGCTCGGCATCGTCATCGGCGTCGGCGCGGTGATCACCATGGTGACGCTGGGCAACGGCGCAACGAAAATAGTTTCCGACCAGATTGCCAGCCTCGGCAGCAACCTGCTCATGGTCATGCCCGGCCAGCGCCTTGGCCCGGGGCGCGACAGTGCCGGCGCGCCGAAATTCAAGATCGCCGACATCGAGGCCATCCAGCAACAGGTCAATGGCCTCAAGGTCGTGGCACCCGTCGTCGGCAGCCCCGTAACGCTGGTCGCCGGGACGCAGAACTGGTCGTCGACGGTGAGCGGAACGAGCAACGACTACTTCATTGCCGGCAACTGGAAAATCGCCGCCGGGCGGCAATTCACCGACGACGAGGAGCGCGCCGGCAAGGCCGTTTGCGTGATCGGCAATACCGTCAAAAAGGAGCTGTTTGGCGCCGGCAATCCAGTCGGCAGCAGCATCCGCGTCAAGACCTTCGACTGCGAGGTGATCGGCCTGCTCGTCGCCAAGGGCCAGGGCGGCATGGGCCAGGATCAGGACGACACGGTGCTGATGCCGCTGCGCACGACGCAACGCCGGCTGACCGGCTCGCTCGACATCGGCAATGTCATGGTCTCGCTCAAGGACGGCACCGACGCGACCGTCGCCATCGCCCAATTGCGCAGCCTGTTGCGCGAACGCCGCAAGCTGGCCGAGAACGCCGACGACAATTTCAACGTGATGGACACCAAGCAGATCGCCGAAACGCTCTCCGGCACCATCGGCACGATGACCGCGCTGCTTGGCGCGGTGGCCGCTGTCAGCCTGCTCGTCGGCGGCATCGGCATCATGAACATCATGCTCGTTTCGGTCACCGAACGGACCCGCGAAATCGGCATCCGGCTGGCCATCGGCGCGCTGGAAAACGAGGTGCTCTGGCAATTCCTGATCGAAGCCGTGGTGCTCTCCGCCTGCGGCGGGCTGGTCGGCGTGGCGCTGGCTTTTGTCGCCTGCCTCGGGCTATCGTCGCTGATGCACATACCTTTCCTGTTCAACCCGGCCATCAACCTGACGGCCTTTGGCTTCTCGGCAGCGATCGGGGTGATTTTCGGCTATATGCCGGCGCGCCGGGCGGCGCAACTTGATCCGATCGAGGCGCTGCGACATGAGTGA
- a CDS encoding ABC transporter ATP-binding protein: MSAPLIELRGITKTYGAGQTAFQALGGVDLSIAAGEFVAVMGPSGSGKSTAMNLLGCLDTPTSGEYRFQGINVEQLDRNQRALLRRQCLGFVFQGFNLLARTSAQENVELPLLYRGEPAEVRHAAARAALAKVGLDGWETHTPAELSGGQQQRVAIARAIVTNPLVLLADEPTGNLDSKRSHEIMELLGRLNSEQGITIIMVTHEPDMARYARRIVHFVDGLVDSDSATEAA; the protein is encoded by the coding sequence GTGAGCGCGCCCTTGATCGAACTGCGTGGTATCACCAAGACCTACGGCGCAGGCCAGACTGCTTTTCAGGCGCTGGGCGGCGTCGATCTGAGCATAGCGGCCGGTGAATTCGTGGCGGTCATGGGGCCGAGCGGTTCCGGCAAATCGACGGCGATGAACCTGCTCGGCTGCCTCGATACGCCGACCTCGGGCGAATACCGGTTTCAGGGCATCAACGTCGAGCAACTCGACCGCAACCAGCGGGCCCTGCTGCGTCGGCAATGTCTGGGCTTTGTCTTTCAAGGGTTCAATTTGCTGGCGCGAACCTCGGCGCAGGAGAACGTCGAGCTGCCGCTGCTCTATCGCGGCGAGCCGGCCGAAGTGCGCCACGCTGCGGCCCGCGCCGCACTCGCCAAAGTCGGCCTCGACGGCTGGGAAACGCACACCCCGGCCGAGCTTTCCGGCGGCCAGCAGCAGCGTGTCGCCATCGCCCGCGCCATCGTCACCAACCCGCTCGTCCTGCTCGCCGACGAGCCGACCGGCAACCTCGACAGCAAGCGCAGCCACGAGATCATGGAATTGCTCGGGCGGCTGAATAGCGAACAAGGCATCACCATCATCATGGTCACCCACGAGCCGGACATGGCGCGCTACGCGCGGCGCATCGTGCATTTTGTCGACGGCCTCGTGGACAGCGATAGCGCGACGGAGGCGGCATGA
- a CDS encoding efflux RND transporter periplasmic adaptor subunit — translation MTKTTDTQSTDTSSAALVALLSKNANQGTGRRRLWLIGGGIAVVVALLVALSGGNGQPAGQYLTEEAAVGNLLVTASASGTLQPTKSVDVGSELSGTLSSVLVQENDVVKKGQLLAQLDTAKLKDAVAKSQAAVAAAEASVALAQATVAETTASLNRMRQVAELSGGKVPAKTELETADAARQRAIASLASARAEVVQARATAKTDETNLGKATIRSPVDGVVLTRKVEPGQTVVAAMTTPVLFVLAEDLAKMELQVKVDEADVGNVKTGQTASFTVSAWPGRQFPASIQRVGLGSTTTDNVVTYKTILRVNNDDLALRPGMTATATIVTASRDKVLLVPNAALRFTPPGEGAAAKERGLVARLMPGPPPEAPKNRPAAAKGSGDGQVWVLVDGQPQAVAVKTGVSNGRLTEVLGGELKAGMAVISDYQAAKK, via the coding sequence ATGACAAAAACTACGGATACCCAAAGCACGGATACCTCGTCGGCGGCGCTCGTTGCGCTGCTCAGCAAGAATGCCAACCAGGGCACCGGCCGGCGGCGGCTGTGGCTGATCGGTGGCGGCATTGCCGTCGTGGTCGCGCTGTTGGTCGCTTTGTCCGGCGGCAACGGCCAGCCGGCCGGGCAATACCTGACCGAGGAGGCGGCTGTCGGCAACCTGCTGGTCACTGCCTCGGCCAGCGGCACCCTGCAGCCGACCAAGTCGGTCGATGTCGGCTCCGAGCTTTCCGGCACCCTGTCCAGCGTGCTGGTGCAGGAAAACGACGTGGTCAAGAAAGGCCAGTTGTTGGCCCAACTCGATACCGCCAAGTTGAAGGACGCCGTGGCCAAATCGCAGGCTGCGGTGGCGGCGGCGGAGGCTTCGGTGGCGCTGGCGCAGGCGACGGTGGCTGAAACGACGGCGTCGCTGAATCGCATGCGCCAGGTCGCCGAACTTTCCGGCGGCAAGGTGCCGGCCAAGACCGAGCTGGAGACGGCCGATGCGGCGCGGCAACGGGCCATCGCTAGTTTGGCCAGCGCCCGGGCCGAGGTGGTTCAGGCGCGGGCGACGGCGAAAACGGATGAAACCAATCTCGGCAAGGCGACCATCCGTTCGCCGGTTGATGGCGTCGTGCTGACCCGCAAGGTGGAGCCGGGCCAGACCGTGGTGGCGGCGATGACGACGCCGGTGCTCTTTGTGCTTGCCGAGGATCTGGCCAAAATGGAGTTGCAGGTCAAGGTCGATGAGGCCGATGTCGGCAATGTCAAAACCGGGCAGACGGCGAGCTTCACGGTGTCGGCCTGGCCGGGGCGCCAGTTTCCGGCGAGCATCCAGCGTGTCGGGCTGGGCTCGACGACGACCGATAACGTGGTGACGTACAAGACCATCTTGCGGGTCAATAACGACGATCTCGCGCTGCGGCCGGGCATGACGGCGACGGCTACTATCGTCACGGCCAGCCGCGACAAGGTGCTGCTGGTGCCCAACGCGGCGCTGCGTTTCACGCCACCGGGCGAGGGGGCGGCGGCGAAAGAGCGCGGCTTGGTCGCCCGCCTGATGCCCGGCCCGCCACCGGAGGCGCCGAAGAATCGCCCGGCTGCGGCCAAGGGCAGTGGCGACGGGCAGGTCTGGGTGCTGGTCGATGGCCAGCCGCAGGCGGTGGCGGTGAAAACCGGCGTCAGCAACGGGCGCCTTACCGAGGTGCTGGGTGGCGAGCTGAAGGCTGGCATGGCGGTGATTTCCGACTATCAGGCGGCGAAAAAGTGA
- a CDS encoding efflux transporter outer membrane subunit: protein MPGRWLAAKPDERDPVPANGNATVSRKNSPKSQSTWWQQLGDPALDELIATAQSGSLDLKAAQARLRQARASRAQAVSGYFPQVSASTGASRTKNATAVNALPTRTLYDAGFDASWELDLFGGTRRAVEAASADLAASASSLENVRVSLVAEVAQNYVEWRAYQLRLAIARSNLASQTETAQITEWREQAGLASSADVEQARTNREQTRASMPDLEVGLAAAENRLATLLGQQPGALHEQLLAAQSRPVVPPTVATGIPTDVLRQRPDLIVAERTLAAETARIGQRQAARFPSLSLGGSFGWQAYSLGALGSSASLVRAASGSLAAMLFDGGKLRSAVDLQTAVQEAALVAYESAVLTALEEVENALTTHAQARDRVVAREAAAASARNAATLSRQMYEAGLADFQKVLETQRTQLTAEDSLATAQSAVLTTLIQLYKALGGGWSAHESDRT from the coding sequence ATGCCGGGCCGCTGGCTGGCGGCGAAGCCGGATGAGCGGGATCCGGTGCCGGCAAATGGCAATGCTACGGTCAGCCGGAAAAACAGCCCAAAATCGCAAAGTACCTGGTGGCAGCAGCTGGGCGATCCGGCGCTGGATGAACTGATCGCCACCGCCCAATCCGGCAGCCTCGACCTCAAGGCGGCGCAGGCTCGTTTGCGGCAGGCGCGGGCCAGTCGGGCGCAGGCGGTGAGCGGATATTTTCCGCAAGTGTCGGCGTCGACAGGTGCCAGCCGGACGAAGAACGCCACGGCCGTCAACGCCCTGCCGACGCGCACGTTGTACGACGCCGGTTTCGACGCCAGTTGGGAGCTCGATCTTTTCGGCGGCACGCGCCGGGCGGTCGAGGCGGCCAGCGCCGATCTGGCGGCGAGCGCGTCCAGTCTGGAAAACGTCCGCGTTTCGCTGGTCGCCGAGGTGGCGCAGAACTACGTTGAGTGGCGCGCCTACCAGTTGCGGCTGGCGATTGCCCGGTCCAATCTGGCCAGCCAGACCGAAACGGCGCAGATCACCGAATGGCGCGAGCAGGCCGGTCTGGCCAGTAGCGCCGATGTCGAGCAAGCGCGGACCAACCGCGAGCAAACGCGGGCCAGCATGCCGGACCTTGAGGTCGGGCTGGCGGCGGCGGAAAACCGGCTGGCGACCTTGCTCGGTCAGCAACCCGGCGCCCTGCATGAACAATTGCTCGCCGCGCAATCCAGGCCGGTGGTGCCGCCGACGGTGGCCACCGGCATCCCGACCGATGTGCTGCGCCAGCGGCCTGATCTGATCGTCGCCGAGCGCACGCTGGCGGCGGAAACGGCGCGCATCGGGCAGCGGCAGGCGGCGCGCTTTCCCAGCCTGTCGCTGGGTGGCTCTTTCGGCTGGCAGGCTTACAGCCTCGGCGCGCTGGGCAGCAGCGCCAGCTTGGTGCGCGCAGCGAGCGGTTCGCTTGCGGCCATGCTGTTTGACGGCGGCAAGCTGCGCAGCGCCGTGGATTTGCAGACGGCGGTGCAGGAAGCGGCGCTGGTGGCCTACGAGAGCGCCGTGCTGACCGCGCTGGAAGAGGTCGAAAATGCGCTGACCACCCACGCGCAGGCCCGCGACCGGGTGGTCGCCCGCGAGGCGGCGGCCGCTTCGGCGCGCAACGCGGCGACATTGAGCCGACAGATGTACGAAGCCGGCCTCGCCGACTTCCAGAAAGTGCTGGAAACCCAGCGCACCCAATTGACGGCCGAGGATTCGCTGGCCACCGCCCAGTCGGCTGTGCTGACCACGCTGATCCAGCTCTACAAGGCGCTCGGCGGCGGTTGGTCGGCCCATGAAAGTGATCGAACATGA
- a CDS encoding Spy/CpxP family protein refolding chaperone, which produces MNFPKLSLKRFLVAATISLVVPLAALGVGHRAGSCGVGPAIERVKMPQYLRQLNLSEAQHDWVFEIMDGQAPAMREKVKAARHAEESLRKLILSTEYTEPKARELSDSAARATADLSLARAMAERQVYAVLTAEQRSQLAKLKATGKAPMDGLNGEHRPPPGR; this is translated from the coding sequence GTGAATTTCCCCAAATTGAGTTTGAAGCGTTTTCTGGTGGCGGCGACGATTTCGCTGGTCGTGCCGTTGGCGGCCTTGGGGGTTGGCCACCGGGCTGGCAGTTGCGGTGTCGGGCCGGCCATCGAGCGGGTGAAGATGCCGCAGTATTTGCGCCAGTTGAATTTGAGCGAGGCGCAACACGACTGGGTTTTCGAGATCATGGACGGGCAGGCGCCGGCCATGCGCGAGAAGGTGAAGGCGGCGCGCCATGCCGAGGAGTCGCTGCGCAAGCTGATTCTTTCGACTGAATATACCGAGCCGAAGGCGCGCGAGTTGTCGGATAGCGCGGCTAGGGCGACGGCTGACCTGTCGCTGGCCCGAGCCATGGCCGAGCGCCAGGTTTATGCGGTGCTGACCGCCGAGCAGCGCAGCCAACTGGCCAAGCTGAAGGCCACCGGCAAAGCACCAATGGACGGGCTCAATGGCGAGCATCGTCCGCCACCCGGCCGTTAA
- a CDS encoding GSU2403 family nucleotidyltransferase fold protein gives MAWLNELGVIAISARTLDIDLARRQQLKLAATLSFLPTMQATGLPFVPVPGLPSSAPSTSVKLPGIQGLRVDVLAPGEQLGAIVRIPELQWAAQAVPYYDYLLEAPEPGAMLAGGHCIPVRLPQAARLVWHKLYSSTQRHGFPEKAAKDQQQALVLAAALVELDPAALQDAFAAAPVSMTAWIKPLHTVLLRKAGGHEMLMEILRECLAGSDGASA, from the coding sequence ATGGCATGGCTCAACGAACTGGGCGTGATCGCCATCAGCGCGCGGACGCTGGATATCGATCTGGCGCGCCGGCAACAACTCAAGCTGGCGGCCACCCTGTCGTTTCTGCCGACCATGCAGGCCACGGGACTGCCTTTCGTGCCGGTTCCCGGACTGCCCTCCAGCGCGCCGTCGACTTCGGTGAAGCTGCCCGGCATTCAGGGCTTGCGGGTCGATGTGCTGGCGCCGGGTGAGCAGTTGGGCGCCATCGTGCGCATCCCGGAATTGCAGTGGGCGGCGCAGGCGGTGCCCTATTACGACTATTTGCTGGAAGCGCCCGAACCCGGCGCGATGCTGGCCGGCGGGCATTGCATCCCGGTACGCCTGCCGCAAGCCGCCCGTCTGGTCTGGCACAAGCTTTATTCCAGCACGCAGCGCCATGGCTTCCCGGAAAAAGCGGCCAAGGACCAGCAACAGGCGCTGGTTCTCGCGGCGGCGCTGGTGGAGCTTGATCCGGCTGCGTTGCAGGATGCCTTTGCCGCGGCTCCGGTTTCCATGACGGCATGGATCAAGCCGCTCCATACCGTTTTGCTCAGGAAAGCCGGGGGGCACGAAATGCTTATGGAAATTCTGCGCGAGTGCCTTGCCGGCTCCGACGGCGCATCGGCGTAA
- the thiC gene encoding phosphomethylpyrimidine synthase ThiC has translation MNVKEQFLAANAHVDEAAVQSLPNSRKIYVEGSRPDIRVPMREISQSDTDTAFGGEKNPPIYVYDCSGPYSDPAIKIDIRSGLPALRAQWIAERGDVEELPGLTSEFGRIRAEDKALDELRFPGLHRKPLRAKAGKNVSQMHYARQGIITPEMEYVAIRENNNRRAYIEGLKASGPMGNKLAALLGRQHPGQNFGASIPEEITPEFVRSEIARGRAIIPNNINHPESEPMIIGRNFLTKINANIGNSALGSSIQEEVEKMTWSIRWGGDTVMDLSTGKNIHETREWIIRNSPVAIGTVPIYQALEKVNGKAEDLTWEIFRDTLIEQAEQGVDYFTIHAGVLLRYVPLTANRMTGIVSRGGSIMAKWCLAHHKESFLYTHFEEICEIMKAYDVAFSLGDGLRPGSIYDANDEAQLGELKTLGELTQIAWKHDVQVMIEGPGHVPMHMIKENMDLQLEYCDEAPFYTLGPLTTDIAPGYDHITSGIGAAMIGWYGTAMLCYVTPKEHLGLPDKDDVKVGIITYKLAAHAADLAKGHPGAQIRDNALSKARFEFRWDDQFNLGLDPDKAREFHDETLPKESAKVAHFCSMCGPHFCSMKITQEVREFAAQQGLDESAALEKGMEVKSVEFVKAGAEVYSKV, from the coding sequence ATGAACGTCAAAGAACAATTCCTCGCCGCCAACGCCCATGTTGACGAGGCCGCAGTCCAGTCGCTGCCCAATTCCCGCAAGATCTATGTCGAAGGTTCGCGTCCGGACATTCGGGTGCCGATGCGTGAAATCTCGCAATCCGATACCGACACCGCTTTCGGTGGCGAGAAGAATCCGCCGATCTACGTTTACGACTGTTCGGGCCCTTACTCCGACCCCGCCATCAAGATTGACATCCGTTCCGGTCTGCCGGCCCTGCGCGCCCAGTGGATCGCCGAGCGCGGCGATGTCGAGGAACTGCCCGGTCTGACTTCCGAATTCGGCCGCATTCGTGCCGAAGACAAGGCGCTCGACGAGCTGCGCTTCCCCGGCCTGCACAGGAAGCCGCTGCGCGCCAAGGCTGGCAAGAATGTCAGCCAGATGCACTACGCCCGGCAAGGCATCATCACGCCCGAGATGGAATACGTCGCCATCCGCGAAAACAACAATCGCCGCGCCTATATCGAAGGCCTCAAAGCCTCCGGCCCGATGGGCAACAAGCTGGCTGCCCTGCTCGGCCGCCAGCACCCGGGCCAGAACTTCGGCGCCTCGATCCCGGAAGAAATCACCCCGGAATTCGTGCGCAGCGAAATCGCCCGCGGCCGCGCCATCATTCCCAACAACATCAATCACCCGGAATCCGAGCCGATGATCATCGGCCGCAACTTCCTCACCAAGATCAACGCCAACATCGGCAACTCGGCGCTCGGCTCCAGCATTCAGGAAGAAGTAGAGAAAATGACCTGGTCGATCCGCTGGGGCGGCGACACCGTGATGGACCTGTCCACCGGCAAGAACATTCACGAAACCCGTGAATGGATCATCCGCAACAGCCCGGTCGCCATCGGCACCGTGCCAATCTATCAGGCGCTGGAAAAGGTCAACGGCAAGGCCGAAGACCTGACTTGGGAAATCTTCCGCGACACGCTGATCGAACAGGCTGAACAAGGCGTCGACTATTTCACCATTCACGCCGGCGTGCTGCTCCGCTACGTGCCGCTGACCGCCAACCGGATGACCGGCATCGTCAGCCGTGGCGGCTCGATCATGGCCAAGTGGTGCCTGGCCCATCACAAGGAAAGCTTCCTCTACACCCACTTCGAGGAAATCTGCGAAATCATGAAGGCCTACGACGTCGCCTTCAGCCTCGGCGACGGCCTGCGTCCCGGCTCGATCTACGATGCCAACGACGAAGCCCAGCTCGGCGAACTGAAGACCCTCGGCGAACTGACCCAGATCGCCTGGAAGCACGACGTGCAGGTCATGATCGAAGGCCCCGGCCATGTGCCGATGCACATGATCAAGGAGAACATGGACCTGCAGCTCGAATACTGTGACGAAGCCCCGTTCTACACCCTTGGCCCCCTGACCACCGACATCGCGCCGGGCTACGACCACATCACCAGCGGCATCGGCGCCGCGATGATCGGCTGGTACGGCACCGCCATGCTCTGCTATGTCACGCCCAAGGAACACCTCGGCCTGCCCGACAAGGACGACGTCAAGGTCGGCATCATCACCTACAAGCTCGCTGCCCACGCCGCCGACCTCGCCAAGGGCCACCCCGGCGCGCAGATCCGCGACAACGCGCTGTCCAAGGCACGCTTCGAATTCCGCTGGGACGACCAGTTCAACCTCGGCCTCGATCCGGACAAGGCGCGCGAATTCCACGACGAAACCCTGCCCAAGGAATCGGCCAAGGTCGCCCACTTCTGCTCGATGTGCGGCCCGCATTTCTGCTCGATGAAAATCACGCAGGAAGTGAGGGAGTTTGCCGCGCAGCAAGGCTTGGATGAATCAGCGGCGCTGGAGAAGGGGATGGAAGTGAAGTCGGTGGAGTTTGTGAAGGCCGGGGCTGAGGTTTATAGCAAGGTCTGA
- a CDS encoding carbonic anhydrase: MRLLTIAALLATLPIAATAAPTWQTISSEPGKRIELDRTSIKRDGTTVQAQGRIVLEKELVDIRSGAGYRVIEALTRYDCASRNAVTLRRIFKKNETQIVREEELKGTDLPVRSGTLDDKVLREVCRPPKESLADLAQKANEAAGQLKEANEALLKKEMAKAQKPGAVKASDAGQGATPGKDEEKSSIPSIKPNLRAAVEPPKAPPPPPAEKVVAPLKSSMAVVRTTPSPKPRRPARSEGYMLELTHSEAVLQHASIQWDYEGMGSPDNWSKLDPRNVACATGQRQSPIDIRDGIKVDVEPIKFNYRPSTFRIVDNGHTVQVVVADSSISLTGKSYELVELHFHRPSEEKINGQRFDMVAHMVHKADDGQLAIVAVLLEGGNENPFIQTLWNNLPLEKHLSVSPPVPVINPASLLPASPNYYTYMGSRTIPPCTEGVLWLVMKQPVAVSQDQINIFSRLYRNNARPIQPTAGRLIKEGR; encoded by the coding sequence ATGCGCCTGCTCACCATCGCCGCCCTGTTGGCAACACTCCCTATTGCCGCCACGGCCGCGCCTACCTGGCAAACTATTTCGTCCGAACCCGGCAAGCGCATCGAACTCGACCGCACCAGCATCAAGCGTGATGGCACCACGGTCCAGGCGCAGGGGCGCATCGTTCTTGAAAAGGAATTGGTCGATATCCGTTCCGGGGCCGGCTATCGGGTGATCGAGGCTTTGACCCGTTACGACTGTGCATCGCGCAATGCCGTCACGCTTCGCCGGATTTTCAAGAAGAACGAAACCCAAATCGTCCGCGAGGAAGAGCTGAAAGGGACCGATCTGCCGGTACGCAGTGGCACGCTGGACGACAAGGTGCTGCGCGAGGTCTGCCGGCCACCCAAGGAGAGCCTGGCCGATCTGGCGCAGAAGGCCAACGAGGCGGCCGGGCAGTTGAAGGAAGCCAACGAGGCGCTGCTCAAGAAGGAAATGGCCAAGGCGCAAAAGCCTGGCGCCGTAAAGGCCAGCGATGCCGGGCAGGGCGCGACGCCGGGCAAGGATGAGGAAAAGAGTTCCATTCCGTCGATAAAACCCAATCTACGGGCGGCGGTCGAACCACCCAAGGCACCACCTCCCCCGCCGGCGGAAAAGGTGGTGGCGCCCTTGAAATCGTCGATGGCCGTGGTGCGCACTACGCCTTCTCCGAAACCCAGGCGTCCGGCGCGATCCGAAGGCTATATGCTGGAACTGACACACTCCGAGGCTGTCCTGCAGCACGCCAGCATTCAGTGGGACTATGAGGGGATGGGCAGTCCGGACAACTGGTCCAAACTCGATCCGCGAAACGTCGCCTGCGCCACCGGCCAACGCCAGTCGCCGATCGACATTCGCGACGGCATCAAGGTTGATGTCGAACCGATCAAGTTCAACTACCGTCCCTCGACCTTCCGCATCGTCGATAACGGCCATACGGTGCAGGTCGTCGTCGCCGACAGTTCGATCAGCCTGACCGGCAAATCTTACGAACTGGTCGAGCTCCACTTCCATCGGCCGTCCGAAGAAAAGATCAACGGTCAGCGCTTCGACATGGTGGCCCATATGGTGCATAAGGCCGATGACGGGCAGTTGGCCATCGTTGCCGTGCTGCTCGAAGGGGGCAACGAGAATCCCTTTATCCAGACCTTGTGGAACAACCTGCCACTTGAGAAGCATCTCTCGGTTTCCCCGCCGGTCCCGGTCATCAATCCGGCGAGTCTGTTGCCCGCTTCGCCGAATTACTACACCTACATGGGGTCGCGGACGATACCGCCCTGTACCGAAGGTGTGCTGTGGCTGGTCATGAAGCAACCGGTTGCGGTTTCGCAGGATCAGATCAATATCTTCTCGCGGCTCTATAGGAACAATGCCCGGCCGATCCAGCCGACGGCGGGGCGGCTGATCAAAGAGGGTCGTTGA
- a CDS encoding TetR/AcrR family transcriptional regulator, with the protein MSFSPPPRKRRKEARPSELTAAALGLFVEKGFAATRLEDIAARAGVSKGTLYLYFDSKEALFKAVIQEGIIPVVAENEAIAAQHAGSAFDLLEKLLAHWWEKIGQNELAGIPKLMVAEARNFPEVAQYYYENVIQRVHALIGSTLESGMATGEFRRMDVKTTIDVIIAPILMLVIWRFSMACCQSGEGDSQLYLRIHMDLLRQGLCTTQV; encoded by the coding sequence ATGTCTTTCAGTCCTCCGCCTCGCAAACGTCGCAAGGAAGCGCGCCCCTCGGAACTCACCGCCGCTGCACTCGGGCTGTTCGTCGAAAAAGGCTTTGCCGCCACCCGCCTGGAGGATATCGCGGCCCGTGCCGGCGTATCCAAGGGCACGCTCTATCTGTATTTCGATAGTAAGGAAGCTCTCTTCAAGGCGGTCATCCAGGAAGGGATCATTCCCGTAGTGGCCGAGAACGAGGCCATCGCCGCCCAGCATGCGGGTTCCGCCTTCGACCTCTTGGAAAAGCTGCTCGCTCACTGGTGGGAGAAAATCGGCCAGAACGAACTGGCCGGCATCCCCAAGCTGATGGTGGCCGAAGCCAGGAATTTTCCCGAGGTTGCCCAGTACTACTACGAAAACGTGATCCAGCGTGTCCACGCCCTGATCGGCAGCACTCTCGAGAGCGGCATGGCGACGGGCGAGTTCCGGCGCATGGATGTCAAAACCACGATCGATGTGATCATCGCGCCCATCCTGATGCTGGTCATCTGGCGCTTCTCGATGGCCTGCTGCCAGAGCGGCGAAGGCGACTCGCAGCTCTATCTGAGAATACACATGGACCTGCTGCGTCAGGGCTTGTGCACGACTCAGGTATAA
- a CDS encoding rhodanese-like domain-containing protein: MQQLSAPQLAQWLADDSRPAPVLLDVREPWEFELCHLDGAQHMPMHLVPVRFGELNPDQDIVVICHHGARSMQVGMFLESRGFAAINNLAGGVEAWATEVDPAMRRY; the protein is encoded by the coding sequence ATGCAACAGCTAAGTGCACCTCAACTCGCGCAATGGCTGGCCGACGACAGCCGGCCGGCTCCTGTGCTGCTCGATGTCCGCGAACCTTGGGAATTCGAGCTGTGCCACCTGGACGGTGCGCAGCACATGCCAATGCATCTGGTGCCGGTGCGCTTTGGCGAACTGAATCCCGATCAGGACATCGTGGTCATCTGCCACCACGGCGCGCGCAGCATGCAGGTTGGGATGTTCCTCGAAAGCCGGGGCTTTGCCGCCATCAACAATCTGGCGGGCGGCGTCGAAGCCTGGGCGACCGAGGTTGATCCCGCCATGCGTCGTTATTGA